In one Melaminivora jejuensis genomic region, the following are encoded:
- a CDS encoding C40 family peptidase yields the protein MSRWLCLLLLACANSYASPAVEEWPATPVSRTERLPLLSQLRDAQHVVADRTGDLISTAMGFLGVPYRRGGSSAEIGFDCSGFVRAAFHQAQGLLLPRRASEQAAATEVIDRKDLQPGDLVFFNTMRRAFSHVGIYLGEGKFIHAPRAGAQVRVEDMHASYWQRRFNGARRVADAQAGAATLSAASAQLQDGR from the coding sequence ATGTCTCGCTGGTTGTGCCTGTTGTTACTTGCCTGCGCCAATTCTTACGCCTCCCCGGCTGTCGAGGAATGGCCCGCCACTCCCGTTTCACGCACCGAGCGCCTGCCGCTGCTGAGCCAGTTGCGCGATGCACAGCATGTCGTGGCCGACCGCACGGGCGATCTGATCTCCACTGCCATGGGCTTTCTCGGCGTGCCCTACCGGCGCGGAGGCAGCAGCGCCGAAATCGGTTTCGACTGCAGCGGCTTCGTGCGCGCAGCCTTCCACCAGGCCCAGGGCCTGCTGCTGCCGCGCCGCGCCAGCGAGCAGGCTGCCGCCACCGAAGTCATCGACAGGAAAGACCTGCAGCCGGGCGATCTGGTCTTCTTCAACACCATGCGCCGCGCCTTCAGCCATGTCGGCATCTACCTGGGCGAGGGCAAGTTCATCCACGCCCCGCGCGCTGGCGCCCAGGTGCGCGTCGAGGACATGCACGCCAGCTACTGGCAGCGCCGCTTCAACGGCGCCCGCCGGGTGGCCGACGCCCAGGCCGGCGCAGCCACGCTGTCAGCTGCCAGCGCGCAGTTGCAGGACGGGCGCTGA